One Dermacentor silvarum isolate Dsil-2018 chromosome 10, BIME_Dsil_1.4, whole genome shotgun sequence genomic window carries:
- the LOC119431922 gene encoding putative nuclease HARBI1 — protein MPDNVFRQHFRLRKETVRWLCDEVAEELGGVRSTALSVERQVLYALRFFATGSLQESVGSEETIAVTQPAVSKCVRRVAEAIVHAGTRKTWVHYPRTSEEKAAVKEGFLRRGGNPGVIGCVDGSLIAIIAPEGDNKAAYMCRKGFYALNSMFICDAGMRILAVDALRPGSDHDAHVWRTTWLRRRFPEGHIAKAGEHLIGDDSGYPLEPWLLTPVPGHPPARTAEGRYNTAHASMRSVVERCIGLLKSRFRCLQRHRALHYEPDRAANIVAACAVLRNLCLDEGDSAFDEVDDDDSSNSSSDNANGGSLPLVVPRARAARIMYLKGCAARDNAIRLFGTTRQQHQHYLRRVRRRLRRQHHRQQQ, from the exons ATGCCAGACAACGTATTTCGGCAGCACTTTCGTCTGAGGAAGGAAACTGTGCGGTGGCTGTGCGACGAAGTGGCGGAGGAGCTCGGAGGCGTACGATCAACAGCGCTGTCGGTGGAGCGACAAGTGTTGTACGCGTTGCGTTTCTTCGCGACGGGCAGCCTTCAGGAGTCCGTTGGGAGCGAGGAGACGATTGCCGTGACGCAGCCTGCGGTCAGcaagtgcgtgcgacgcgtggcgGAGGCAATCGTCCACGCCGGGACCCGAAAAACGTGGGTCCACTACCCGAGGACGTCGGAGGAAAAGGCGGCCGTGAAAGAAGGGTTCCTTCGACGCGGCGGCAATCCCGGCGTCATCGGCTGCGTGGACGGCAGCCTTATTGCCATCATCGCACCGGAGGGCGACAACAAGGCGGCATACATGTGCCGCAAAggcttctatgcccttaacagcaTGTTC ATTTGCGACGCAGGCATGCGGATTCTGGCCGTCGACGCTCTGCGGCCGGGGTCGGATCACGACGCACACGTCTGGCGAACGACGTGGTTGCGTCGTCGTTTCCCGGAGGGACACATTGCCAAGGCCGGCGAGCACCTCATCGGTGA TGACAGCGGCTACCCCCTGGAACCATGGCTCCTGACTCCGGTCCCAGGCCATCCTCCCGCTCGCACTGCAGAAGGCAGGTACAATACTGCACACGCTTCCATGCGGTCCGTAGTGGAACGCTGCATTGGACTTCTGAAGAGCCGCTTCCGCTGCCTTCAGAGGCACCGTGCCCTCCACTATGAACCAGACCGCGCAGCCAACATTGTTGCAGCGTGTGCAGTGTTGCGCAATTTGTGTCTTGATGAAGGTGACAGTGCGTTTGatgaggttgatgatgatgacagcagcaacagcagcagtgacAATGCAAACGGTGGCTCCCTCCCACTTGTAGTTCCCCGAGCGAGGGCAGCACGCATAATGTACCTGAAAGGATGTGCTGCCCGTGACAATGCAATTCGATTATTCGGAACCAcacgacagcagcaccagcactacCTGCGAAGGGTGCGAAGGCGGCTGCGTCGGCAGCACCACCGACAGCAGCAGTAA